The Ruania halotolerans genome contains the following window.
GCGTTCCGGATGAAGGTGCAACCCGAGCACAAAGAAGCGCTAGCGGTGGAGGCGATGCAGCGCATCGAGCCAGGAATGTCCCTGATGCTCGACACCTCGACGACCAACCTGTTTCTCGCCCGCCATATCGCACGTGCCGGTCCCATGCAGTTGACGGTGATCACGAACTATGTGCCGATCCTGCAGACGCTCCGCGGCTGCGAGGACCTCGATCTGATCATCATCGGTGGTGCCTACAACGCGAACCACGAGTCATTCTTCGGAATGAACGCGGTAGAGATGGCCGAATCGCTCCATGTGAATCTCGCCATTCTCAGCACGTCATCCATGACCCCTCGCCTGACGTTTCATCAGGACCAGGACATCGTGACCATGAAGCGCGCCATGATGGATGCCGCGGATCGGCGACTGCTGTTGATGGACCCCACCAAGATCAAGCACACGGCGTTGCACCAATTGGCGCCGACGAGCGAGTTCGACGAGCTCGTGATCACCGACCCCGAGGACGCCGAGTTCATCCGATCCGTGGGCGAACACGTGCGCACCACGGTGATCGGTGTCGGCGGGGTCTCCTGACCGCCGGAGCCGGTACCAGGGTCAGCGACCTGTGCTGCTCCGGTAGAAGATCGTGCAGAGCCGGTCTGCATCGGGGCTCTCGTGCGCGCTCGTTGCGAACCCTGAGTACAGCCGTGCTGTGGCCCGAGACGTGTTACCCGAGCGCCCGGGGGGCGTGAGTGCCACGGCCAGTCCTTCCGGCTCGCGGCGGTGAAGGTCGAGACCGGAATGCTCGTCGGTGTGTGCGTCGACCTCACCGGTGCTCCACCGGAGCCGGGTCAACGCCGCATCGCCCATGCCCTCCGGTGGTGGCGGGTTCCCGGCACCATACTTGGTGCCTACCATCATGTAGAGGTGGTCGCCGAGGCTCGCGTACCCCTGGAAGACGCCGCTGACCTCGGCGGGTGTCCCGACGTCGAACACCGGCTCGTAGGTCGGCCGTTCCTGCTTGATGTGGGCCAGGTCGAACAGGGCGTACCGGAACTCTGCGTCACGGTAGTAGCGCATCACCAGGCGCTCGTTGGCCGGGTCGATGTTGCAGGTGGTCTGGGTGGCGCCGGCGATCAGTTCGCGGCGGTACAGGTCGGCATCCCGCTCGGCGTCGAGGACCGCACCGTCAGTGAAGGGGAAACGGGTCAGCCGGGAGCCGCGGCCATCCCCCGCGGCGTTCGGGAGGGTGTCGATCTCGGTCCAGAGGAAGACCTGATCACCGTCGCGCTCCAGCCCCATGGACACGCCGTGGCCGAAATGCTTGAGGTACATGTGCCCGAGGCGGTTGCCGGACAAGTCGAGCTTCGTCAGGGCGAGATCGCCCCGTTCGGTGCGGCGTGCGTAGGCTTCGTCACCTGGTTCGTCGCCCGGCAGCGGTGTGTTCGCCTGCACGATTTGAAGCACGTAGACGTGACCGGCGCGGGGGTCGACCGCGAAGGACTGCATCACAGTGCGTACGCAGGTGAGATATCTGTGGGTGAACAGCGCAGTTGCCGGTGCGGAGAGATCGATCGCGCCATCTGCTGGATCGGGGTGTGGCGGCCCGGCGGCGGCAGCCATCGACGGCGCCCCACCAAGTCCCGCCATGGCCAGCGAGGTCACGCCTCCGGCCCGTAGGAACTGCCTGCGGTTCATCCCTGTTGAACGGTGTGTCATCTCGATCCTCCTGATGTCGATCTGTCTGGGTTCAGGCGCCTCGTTCGCCGGCACCGACGTTGGCTAACCCGTGCGGTGTCACCGTGTACCCTGCAGCACTCACGATCCGCGGGTCATCGGTGGTGAAGCCGTCCGCCCCGATGTCGACGGTGCGGCGAACCTGATCCGGCTCGGTGATCGGCCACAGGTCTACGCGGAATCCACGTGTGTGTGCCGTCTCGATGAACTCCTCGGTGACCGCCTCGTATCCGACGAGGACGCGCCGAGCGCCGAGGCTGGCTGCCTCATCCAGCACGCCGGTTGTCGATTCCTTGCTGATGAGGCCCACGGTGGCCTCCGGGAGCCCGGCCGCCATCCTGCGCACCGAGTCCCGGTCGAAGGAGGTCGGACCAAGGCGATGCACGTCAGCAGGACGTGCGCGGAGGAGGTCCAACAGAGGGTCGATGACTCTTGGGTCCTTGATCTCGATCTGCAAGGAGATTGAGGTGGCATCCAGCAGCTCGATGAATGTCGGGATCTTCTCGCCGTTTCCCGCGTCGAGCTCGCG
Protein-coding sequences here:
- a CDS encoding DeoR/GlpR family DNA-binding transcription regulator; amino-acid sequence: MVRQEEIASYVLTHGVATPNELTEVVGASLMTIHRDLDELARRGLIRKFHGGVSATPSSVFESSSAFRMKVQPEHKEALAVEAMQRIEPGMSLMLDTSTTNLFLARHIARAGPMQLTVITNYVPILQTLRGCEDLDLIIIGGAYNANHESFFGMNAVEMAESLHVNLAILSTSSMTPRLTFHQDQDIVTMKRAMMDAADRRLLLMDPTKIKHTALHQLAPTSEFDELVITDPEDAEFIRSVGEHVRTTVIGVGGVS
- a CDS encoding glycerophosphodiester phosphodiesterase; protein product: MPCFIVGHRGAAALAPENTLAAMAAAIEVGTHELEIDLRLSKDGEIVIMHDETVDRTTDGHGKVNELTLAQLRELDAGNGEKIPTFIELLDATSISLQIEIKDPRVIDPLLDLLRARPADVHRLGPTSFDRDSVRRMAAGLPEATVGLISKESTTGVLDEAASLGARRVLVGYEAVTEEFIETAHTRGFRVDLWPITEPDQVRRTVDIGADGFTTDDPRIVSAAGYTVTPHGLANVGAGERGA
- a CDS encoding phage baseplate protein encodes the protein MTHRSTGMNRRQFLRAGGVTSLAMAGLGGAPSMAAAAGPPHPDPADGAIDLSAPATALFTHRYLTCVRTVMQSFAVDPRAGHVYVLQIVQANTPLPGDEPGDEAYARRTERGDLALTKLDLSGNRLGHMYLKHFGHGVSMGLERDGDQVFLWTEIDTLPNAAGDGRGSRLTRFPFTDGAVLDAERDADLYRRELIAGATQTTCNIDPANERLVMRYYRDAEFRYALFDLAHIKQERPTYEPVFDVGTPAEVSGVFQGYASLGDHLYMMVGTKYGAGNPPPPEGMGDAALTRLRWSTGEVDAHTDEHSGLDLHRREPEGLAVALTPPGRSGNTSRATARLYSGFATSAHESPDADRLCTIFYRSSTGR